The following coding sequences are from one Thermoanaerobaculum aquaticum window:
- a CDS encoding SPOR domain-containing protein, whose amino-acid sequence MRYYQLVASGRQLALFIFAIAGLLLVAFLVGLNVGLAERQQQLEQAAWSAKPSEPLPTPIPTEPPPATPTPPPSPMPEVVVAEPTVPPTPTVMPAPTAAPTPTPRPTPRPSPVTAPISAGVWVQVGAFSSKADADGVRHRVVALGFRPEQVKVLSAGFGKYRVRVGPFPDRESGSRVVARLREGGFREAFVVSQ is encoded by the coding sequence GTGCGGTATTACCAGCTGGTGGCCTCAGGGCGCCAGCTTGCCCTTTTTATCTTTGCCATTGCTGGGCTTCTTCTGGTGGCTTTTTTGGTGGGTTTAAACGTAGGGCTTGCGGAAAGACAGCAGCAGCTGGAGCAGGCGGCGTGGAGCGCCAAGCCCAGCGAACCGCTGCCAACGCCCATCCCCACGGAACCCCCACCGGCTACACCGACTCCTCCGCCGTCACCCATGCCGGAAGTGGTGGTGGCCGAGCCAACGGTTCCGCCCACGCCCACCGTGATGCCTGCGCCTACTGCGGCACCCACGCCCACCCCACGCCCCACGCCCCGACCATCCCCGGTAACGGCGCCGATTTCCGCCGGGGTTTGGGTGCAGGTGGGGGCATTTAGCAGCAAAGCCGATGCCGACGGCGTGCGGCACCGGGTGGTGGCCCTGGGTTTCCGGCCCGAGCAGGTCAAGGTGCTGTCGGCAGGCTTCGGGAAATATCGGGTGCGGGTGGGACCGTTCCCAGACAGGGAAAGCGGGTCGCGGGTGGTGGCCCGTTTACGAGAGGGGGGCTTCCGAGAAGCCTTTGTGGTGAGCCAATGA
- a CDS encoding DUF58 domain-containing protein translates to MGWISALEWRFPGFSLTPTRAFWWFLVWVAVLGVSALNTGNNALYMLLALSLGAFVASGVLSRHTLGHLQGETLWPAEVWASAATRVQVVVHNTSRFLPAWGVVCRLSGLPGGLVLPLVPPRGKVTVPLLTRFPARGLFPRPHLTLEVRLPLGFFVKSLNISQPGELLVYPRLVAAALPRFSGPPQGIQERGTARLQRGGEVELLREFRPGDDLRDVHWKQTARQGRVIVMERRERERSLRFLVLDPHVRDPEDPETRRRFEDLVAEVASVARKLVHTGQAVGLVVGERVLPPAWGPEHLRKVLTLLALVQPVRGAAGTIFLTQGEQAVYRLAGSS, encoded by the coding sequence ATGGGCTGGATTTCCGCGCTGGAATGGCGCTTTCCTGGCTTTTCCCTGACTCCCACCCGGGCCTTCTGGTGGTTTCTGGTTTGGGTGGCGGTGCTTGGGGTTTCGGCCCTCAACACCGGCAACAACGCGCTGTACATGCTGCTGGCCCTGAGCCTGGGGGCGTTCGTGGCCTCGGGGGTGCTTTCCCGGCATACCCTGGGTCATTTGCAGGGCGAAACCCTGTGGCCTGCCGAGGTGTGGGCTTCGGCGGCCACCCGCGTGCAGGTGGTGGTGCACAACACCTCCCGCTTCCTCCCCGCCTGGGGCGTGGTGTGCCGGCTTTCGGGGCTTCCGGGAGGGTTGGTTTTACCTTTGGTGCCCCCCAGGGGGAAGGTCACGGTGCCGCTTTTGACCCGCTTTCCGGCCAGGGGGCTTTTTCCCCGGCCGCACCTGACGCTGGAGGTGCGGCTGCCGCTGGGGTTTTTTGTGAAGTCGCTGAACATCTCCCAACCTGGCGAGCTTCTGGTTTACCCCCGCCTGGTGGCGGCTGCCCTGCCCCGTTTTTCCGGCCCACCTCAGGGTATTCAAGAGCGAGGAACGGCGCGTCTGCAGCGGGGCGGTGAGGTGGAGCTCCTGCGGGAGTTCCGCCCGGGGGATGACCTCCGGGATGTGCACTGGAAGCAAACGGCTCGCCAGGGGAGGGTCATCGTCATGGAAAGGCGGGAACGGGAGCGCAGCTTGCGGTTTTTGGTGCTGGATCCCCACGTGCGCGATCCCGAGGACCCAGAAACCCGTCGGCGTTTTGAGGACCTGGTGGCGGAGGTGGCGTCGGTGGCCCGCAAGCTGGTGCATACCGGGCAGGCGGTGGGGTTGGTGGTGGGAGAGCGGGTGCTGCCCCCAGCCTGGGGGCCCGAGCACCTCCGCAAGGTGCTCACGCTTCTGGCCCTGGTGCAGCCGGTGCGCGGCGCGGCGGGCACGATCTTTTTGACCCAGGGGGAGCAGGCGGTGTACCGCCTGGCGGGGAGCTCCTGA
- a CDS encoding transglutaminase family protein — protein MPQVLWQRWFGVGALAVALLLSLAGAVALPFVLPMLVVALVLIAKPRPLKPLPSWLENLLALVIVAAVAAGGGLRFGVMRPVANLLVLLTAVRLWGGAEKTRRATVLLLLAMLNAAGIASSTHPALVGYLVALLVGVVVAAGQLVPLELGQRFGGGSPRGLPPARLVAGTTVLAFLVAAPLFVLFPRLRSPFAASGLGARPVSGFREAVSLHQLGDIKISRRPMLRVRFLKADQVQPHWLRFAGATLSHYRAGRWLESRKQRAGEEVNFFAGPEGPVKAEITLEQSSDRLFLPPGTRQVVPPDAEVWVDGAGAVRIPRSLEPPISFRVSFDPGVVNTRPPGPEDLAVTVSRQALRRVAREAMGNARDPLRRAQALEEYLQRRYRYSTSTAVPLRADPVEWFLFTAREGHCEFFASAMVLLLRAEGIPARLQTGFAGGQDLGGGEFLLRDANAHAWVLAYIGDRWWIFDPTPPEGRPGTESGTEAVSLRALWANLEGFWDRWVITFSLADQLEVLVSLWSAVRSAGRWLALLAVALLVVAAAWLLWRQRGRQKRRAAPSELGVLLWRLAQEAGWDEESLARATPSQVLDSLLPRLSSSREACLWLFQAHERALYAAGATPPRRRVWASFREVLRELRRPLREVGHTTSGPAPGSKAKRE, from the coding sequence ATGCCGCAGGTGCTGTGGCAACGGTGGTTCGGGGTTGGAGCGCTGGCGGTGGCTTTGCTGTTGAGCTTGGCCGGCGCTGTGGCTCTGCCGTTTGTGCTCCCTATGCTGGTGGTGGCGCTGGTTCTCATCGCGAAGCCACGCCCCCTTAAGCCCCTGCCTTCCTGGCTTGAAAACCTCTTGGCGCTGGTCATCGTGGCGGCGGTAGCGGCGGGAGGAGGTCTGCGCTTTGGGGTCATGCGTCCGGTGGCCAACCTGCTGGTGCTGCTCACCGCCGTTCGCCTGTGGGGCGGTGCCGAAAAAACGCGGCGGGCCACGGTGCTGCTGCTCCTTGCAATGCTCAACGCGGCAGGCATTGCTTCCTCCACCCATCCGGCGCTGGTGGGCTATTTGGTGGCGTTGCTAGTGGGGGTGGTGGTGGCCGCTGGCCAGCTGGTTCCTCTGGAGTTGGGCCAGCGCTTTGGGGGTGGCTCCCCGCGAGGTTTACCGCCGGCCAGGCTGGTGGCGGGCACCACGGTGCTGGCTTTCTTGGTGGCTGCACCTCTTTTCGTGCTTTTCCCCCGCTTGCGCTCGCCCTTTGCGGCCTCAGGGCTCGGGGCGCGGCCGGTGAGCGGCTTTCGGGAAGCGGTGAGCCTGCACCAGCTGGGGGACATCAAGATCTCCCGGCGTCCCATGCTGCGCGTGAGGTTTTTAAAGGCCGACCAGGTGCAGCCTCACTGGCTGCGCTTTGCCGGCGCCACGCTGTCCCATTACCGCGCCGGGCGGTGGCTGGAAAGCCGCAAGCAGCGGGCCGGGGAAGAGGTGAACTTCTTCGCGGGGCCGGAAGGACCGGTGAAAGCGGAAATTACCCTGGAGCAGTCCAGCGATCGGCTGTTTCTGCCTCCCGGCACCCGTCAGGTGGTACCGCCGGATGCCGAGGTGTGGGTGGACGGTGCCGGGGCGGTGCGCATCCCCCGTTCTTTAGAGCCGCCCATCAGCTTCCGGGTGAGCTTTGACCCTGGTGTGGTGAACACCCGTCCCCCCGGGCCGGAGGACCTGGCGGTTACCGTGAGCCGCCAAGCCTTACGCCGCGTGGCGCGGGAAGCCATGGGCAACGCCCGCGATCCCCTGCGTCGAGCGCAAGCTCTGGAAGAGTACCTGCAGAGGCGCTACCGCTACAGCACTAGCACCGCGGTACCGTTGCGGGCCGATCCCGTGGAGTGGTTTTTGTTCACCGCCCGGGAGGGGCATTGCGAGTTTTTCGCTTCCGCCATGGTTTTGCTCTTGCGCGCCGAGGGGATTCCCGCCCGGTTGCAAACGGGCTTTGCCGGGGGTCAGGACCTGGGAGGGGGCGAGTTCCTGCTGCGGGACGCCAACGCCCACGCCTGGGTTTTGGCGTATATCGGCGATCGCTGGTGGATCTTTGACCCCACACCGCCGGAGGGAAGACCCGGTACCGAGTCTGGTACCGAAGCGGTTAGCCTCCGGGCGCTGTGGGCCAACCTGGAGGGCTTCTGGGACCGCTGGGTGATTACCTTTTCCCTGGCGGATCAACTGGAGGTGCTGGTTTCCCTCTGGAGCGCCGTCCGCAGCGCCGGACGATGGCTGGCCTTGCTTGCCGTGGCTCTGCTGGTGGTGGCTGCCGCATGGCTCTTGTGGCGGCAAAGGGGAAGGCAAAAGCGAAGGGCTGCCCCATCGGAATTGGGTGTCCTCCTCTGGCGGTTGGCACAGGAGGCGGGGTGGGATGAGGAATCGTTGGCGCGGGCCACACCTTCCCAGGTGCTGGACTCGCTTCTTCCCAGGCTTTCCAGCTCGCGGGAAGCCTGTCTCTGGCTTTTCCAGGCCCACGAGCGTGCCTTGTACGCTGCCGGCGCCACCCCTCCCCGCCGGCGGGTGTGGGCGAGCTTCCGGGAGGTGCTGCGGGAGCTCAGGAGGCCTTTGCGGGAAGTGGGCCACACCACCAGCGGGCCAGCCCCAGGCTCAAAAGCAAAAAGGGAATAG
- a CDS encoding phosphatase PAP2 family protein, whose translation MIEALPLAGKGRLRVGEQALAVALFAMAIIAWFHPQELALSVRASLATVALLYLVAAVALARTTQPMLALVREFLPVPVVPFIFLHLGLLIPLVHPAHYDRQLEALDRLILGAEAQAALYSLSIPAWLADVLTLAYSTFFFLPIVLLVALVRAGDPYLPRVTSTVVLTFLVSYAGYFLVPAYGPRAGVAKERYASLPAGVVGAPIRELLDHWEKTKTDAFPSGHTMVTLAVLYCARRRTPRLYTALLPVGALLIAATVLLTYHYVVDVLAAIPFLLLSLGLARWWCGPLPAKAS comes from the coding sequence ATGATAGAAGCTTTACCACTGGCGGGCAAGGGTCGTCTTCGGGTCGGCGAGCAAGCTTTGGCGGTGGCCCTCTTTGCCATGGCCATCATCGCCTGGTTTCACCCCCAGGAGCTTGCCCTTTCGGTGCGCGCTTCTCTGGCCACCGTGGCCCTCCTTTACCTGGTAGCGGCGGTGGCGCTGGCCCGGACAACCCAGCCCATGCTGGCGCTGGTCCGTGAGTTCCTCCCGGTGCCGGTGGTGCCGTTTATCTTTCTGCACCTTGGGCTTTTGATCCCCCTGGTGCACCCCGCCCACTACGACCGCCAGCTGGAAGCGCTGGACCGCCTCATCCTCGGAGCGGAAGCGCAGGCGGCCCTGTACAGCCTGTCAATCCCCGCCTGGCTTGCTGATGTCCTCACGCTGGCTTACTCCACGTTTTTCTTCCTGCCCATCGTGCTGCTGGTGGCGCTGGTTCGTGCGGGTGACCCGTACCTGCCGCGGGTAACTTCCACGGTGGTGCTCACGTTTCTGGTTTCCTACGCCGGCTACTTTCTGGTGCCGGCTTACGGTCCCCGGGCGGGCGTAGCCAAGGAACGGTACGCTTCCCTCCCCGCAGGGGTGGTGGGGGCCCCCATCCGCGAGCTTTTGGATCACTGGGAAAAGACCAAAACCGATGCGTTTCCCTCCGGCCACACCATGGTCACCCTTGCGGTGCTTTACTGCGCCCGCCGTCGAACCCCGCGCCTTTACACGGCTCTCCTGCCGGTGGGGGCTTTGCTCATTGCTGCCACCGTGCTGCTCACCTACCACTACGTGGTGGACGTTCTGGCCGCTATTCCCTTTTTGCTTTTGAGCCTGGGGCTGGCCCGCTGGTGGTGTGGCCCACTTCCCGCAAAGGCCTCCTGA
- a CDS encoding AAA family ATPase: MTDTREKLQALRQSVGRVIRGKEDVIDFVIAALLARGHVLLEDVPGVGKTTLAQALARSLNLTFSRIQFTSDTLPSDVIGVSLWRAEKGEFEFLPGPIFTNVLLADEINRATPKTQAALLEAMNERTVTVDKTRYRLREPFLVLATQNPVEYLGTYQLPESQLDRFLMRLHLGYPAPDEELALLARGGVEEELEAVRPVLGSDEVVELQAEVRRVRVAEPLLRYLLELVQRTRKHPSLALGVSTRGALSLQRAAQALALLEGRDYAIPDDVVRAAVPVMAHRVILSGSDGSGASQSEAERAIIQEIVATTPVPW; this comes from the coding sequence ATGACCGATACCCGGGAAAAGCTCCAGGCTTTGCGGCAATCGGTGGGACGGGTCATCCGCGGTAAGGAAGACGTCATTGATTTCGTGATTGCCGCGCTCTTGGCCCGGGGTCACGTGCTTTTGGAGGACGTCCCCGGCGTGGGGAAGACCACGCTGGCGCAAGCTCTGGCGCGCTCGCTGAACCTCACGTTTTCGCGCATCCAGTTTACCTCCGACACGCTGCCCTCGGATGTCATCGGCGTTTCCCTCTGGCGGGCAGAAAAGGGCGAGTTTGAGTTTTTGCCCGGCCCCATTTTCACCAACGTGCTTTTGGCCGACGAGATTAACCGCGCCACCCCCAAAACCCAGGCCGCCCTTCTGGAAGCCATGAACGAGCGCACGGTCACCGTGGACAAGACCCGCTACCGGCTGCGGGAGCCCTTCCTGGTGCTGGCCACCCAAAACCCCGTGGAGTACCTGGGAACCTACCAGCTCCCCGAATCGCAACTGGACCGCTTCCTGATGCGGCTGCACCTGGGCTACCCCGCACCTGATGAGGAGCTGGCGCTTCTGGCCAGGGGCGGGGTGGAGGAGGAGCTGGAGGCGGTGCGGCCGGTGTTGGGGTCCGACGAGGTGGTGGAGCTGCAAGCCGAGGTGCGGCGGGTGAGGGTGGCCGAGCCTTTGCTCCGCTACCTTTTGGAGCTGGTGCAGCGCACCCGAAAGCACCCCTCCCTGGCGCTGGGGGTTTCCACCCGCGGCGCGTTGAGCCTGCAACGGGCGGCACAGGCGCTGGCGCTCTTGGAGGGGAGGGATTACGCCATCCCCGATGATGTGGTGCGGGCGGCGGTGCCGGTGATGGCCCACCGGGTGATCCTCTCCGGCTCCGACGGCTCCGGGGCCTCGCAAAGCGAGGCGGAGAGGGCCATCATCCAGGAAATCGTGGCGACCACCCCGGTGCCCTGGTAA
- a CDS encoding NfeD family protein — MLSRIVFSCLCLAYTAAAGAETVVVMRLEDTIQPASMRYLQRGLRTAAAENAQVVVLELNTPGGLLTSLRQMTTAITTSPRPVVVYVTPSGAQAASAGFFLLMAADVAAMAPGTNAGAAHPVGGQGEDLEKTIAEKVTNDAAALIRSLAAQRGRPVEWAEKAVRESVSFTEREALDKKLIELVAADRNELLAKLNGMEIKRFSGAVEKLVLTHPEIKLVTPSPGDKLLSAIAHPNIAYLLLLLGILGLYFELSHPGAIFPGVLGAISLLLAFFALSVLPVNYVGVLLILLAIGFFIAEVKVTSYGLLTVAGLVCFILGSAMLIDAPLPSLRVGWGVILPTAFVVAAVVIFLLSRVLSAHRVKPVTGIEGMLGEQGTAVSDLSPQGKVFVHGEYWEAIASQPVPSGTPVRVVAVRGSKLEVEPVPPEGGKGA, encoded by the coding sequence GTGCTTTCGCGCATTGTTTTTTCCTGCCTTTGCCTCGCCTACACCGCTGCCGCTGGAGCGGAAACGGTGGTGGTCATGCGCCTTGAAGATACCATCCAGCCCGCCTCCATGCGCTACCTGCAACGGGGCCTGCGCACGGCGGCCGCCGAAAACGCCCAGGTCGTTGTTTTGGAGCTCAATACCCCGGGCGGGCTTTTAACCTCGCTGCGGCAAATGACCACCGCCATTACCACCTCGCCAAGACCGGTGGTGGTGTACGTCACCCCCTCGGGGGCGCAGGCGGCCTCTGCCGGGTTTTTCCTGCTCATGGCCGCGGATGTGGCGGCCATGGCCCCCGGCACCAACGCCGGTGCGGCTCACCCGGTGGGGGGGCAGGGGGAAGACCTCGAGAAAACCATTGCCGAAAAGGTCACCAACGACGCTGCAGCTCTCATTCGTTCTTTGGCCGCCCAGCGGGGAAGGCCGGTGGAATGGGCGGAAAAGGCGGTGCGGGAGTCGGTGTCCTTTACCGAGCGGGAGGCTTTGGACAAAAAACTCATTGAGCTGGTGGCGGCGGACCGCAACGAGCTGCTTGCCAAGCTCAACGGCATGGAGATCAAGCGCTTTTCGGGGGCAGTGGAAAAGCTCGTGCTCACTCACCCGGAAATCAAGCTGGTGACCCCTTCGCCCGGGGACAAGCTGCTTTCCGCCATTGCCCACCCCAACATTGCGTACCTGCTTTTGCTTTTGGGGATCCTGGGCCTTTACTTTGAGCTTTCCCACCCTGGGGCCATTTTCCCCGGGGTTTTGGGAGCCATCAGCTTATTGTTGGCGTTTTTTGCGCTGTCGGTTTTGCCGGTGAACTACGTAGGGGTGCTGCTCATCCTCTTGGCCATTGGCTTTTTCATTGCGGAGGTGAAGGTGACCAGCTACGGGCTTTTAACCGTGGCAGGACTGGTGTGTTTTATCTTGGGTTCCGCCATGCTTATTGATGCGCCGCTGCCTTCGCTGCGGGTGGGGTGGGGGGTCATTTTGCCCACCGCCTTTGTGGTGGCGGCGGTGGTGATTTTCCTTTTGTCCCGGGTGCTTTCCGCCCACCGGGTGAAGCCCGTGACCGGCATCGAAGGGATGCTGGGGGAGCAGGGCACGGCAGTGAGCGATCTTTCGCCCCAGGGCAAGGTTTTCGTGCACGGAGAGTACTGGGAAGCCATCGCCTCGCAGCCCGTTCCCAGTGGTACGCCGGTGCGGGTGGTGGCGGTGCGGGGCAGCAAGCTGGAAGTGGAACCGGTTCCCCCGGAAGGGGGGAAAGGAGCGTAG
- a CDS encoding slipin family protein, whose amino-acid sequence MSPQVSFGWILAGIILLVIVFRWINILKEYERGVVFTLGRVDPNPRGPGLVFVFWPVQRMVVVSLRTVVLDIPPQDVITRDNVSVKVNAVVYFRALNPVKAICEVENYIYATSQLAQTTLRSVLGEVELDELLAEREKLNQKLQEIIDRHTDPWGVKVSLVEVKHVDLPQEMQRAMARQAEAEREKRAKIIHAEGEFQAAQRLAEAAAVMQKEPAALQLRYLQTLTEIATEKNSTIVFPLPIDTIKPFLNLVEKKG is encoded by the coding sequence ATGAGTCCACAGGTTTCTTTTGGCTGGATTTTGGCAGGGATCATCCTGCTGGTCATTGTCTTCCGCTGGATCAACATCCTGAAGGAGTACGAGCGGGGCGTGGTGTTCACCCTGGGCCGGGTGGACCCCAACCCCCGGGGCCCGGGTTTGGTGTTTGTGTTTTGGCCGGTGCAGCGGATGGTGGTGGTGAGCCTGCGCACGGTGGTGCTGGACATCCCACCCCAGGACGTGATCACCCGCGACAACGTTTCGGTAAAGGTCAACGCCGTTGTGTACTTCCGGGCGTTGAACCCGGTGAAGGCCATCTGCGAGGTGGAAAACTACATTTACGCCACCTCGCAGCTGGCGCAAACTACGCTGCGATCGGTGCTGGGCGAGGTGGAGCTGGATGAGCTTTTGGCTGAGCGGGAAAAGCTCAACCAGAAGCTGCAGGAGATCATTGACCGCCACACCGACCCTTGGGGGGTCAAGGTTTCCCTGGTGGAGGTCAAGCACGTGGACCTGCCGCAGGAGATGCAGCGGGCCATGGCGAGACAGGCCGAAGCGGAACGGGAAAAGCGGGCCAAGATCATCCACGCCGAAGGCGAGTTCCAGGCAGCCCAGCGTTTGGCGGAAGCGGCGGCGGTTATGCAAAAGGAGCCAGCGGCTTTGCAGCTTCGCTACCTGCAAACCCTCACGGAAATCGCCACCGAAAAGAACTCCACCATCGTGTTCCCGCTCCCCATTGACACCATCAAGCCGTTTCTGAACCTGGTGGAAAAGAAGGGCTAG